The Cellulophaga sp. L1A9 genome window below encodes:
- a CDS encoding acetyltransferase, translated as MKKVIVFGASGHAKVIIDILEKQNQYDIFGLIDSYKPKDALLFDYKILGSEDDLLALVKEHTIYGIIVAIGDNCTRKIITHKIQEVCPDLHFINAIHPNAILGKNVVLGAGTVVMPGAIINSDSKIGNSCIVNTNASVGHDSILNDFSSISPGVKMGGNLRLGFCSAISIGATVIENITIGDNTIIGAGAVVTKNFPNCIVAYGSPAKIIRERTENERYLFSNSERKGKRSVLKQVK; from the coding sequence ATGAAAAAAGTCATTGTATTTGGAGCTTCAGGTCATGCTAAAGTAATTATCGATATTCTGGAAAAACAAAACCAATATGATATTTTTGGTCTTATAGATTCCTATAAACCAAAAGATGCTCTTCTGTTTGACTATAAAATATTAGGGAGTGAAGATGATCTTTTAGCGCTTGTCAAAGAACATACTATTTACGGTATTATAGTGGCGATAGGGGACAATTGTACCCGAAAAATTATAACGCATAAAATACAAGAAGTTTGCCCTGATCTTCATTTTATTAACGCGATACACCCAAATGCTATTTTAGGAAAAAATGTAGTTTTAGGTGCAGGAACTGTTGTGATGCCAGGCGCAATCATTAATAGTGATTCTAAAATTGGGAACTCATGTATTGTGAATACGAATGCCAGTGTAGGTCATGATTCTATTTTAAATGATTTCTCAAGTATTTCCCCAGGAGTTAAAATGGGTGGAAATCTTAGGTTGGGGTTTTGCAGTGCAATCTCTATAGGAGCTACGGTTATAGAGAATATTACGATAGGGGACAATACGATTATCGGGGCAGGAGCAGTGGTCACTAAAAACTTCCCGAACTGTATTGTTGCCTATGGGAGTCCTGCTAAGATTATTAGGGAACGCACTGAAAATGAACGGTATCTGTTTTCAAATTCTGAACGAAAAGGGAAGAGGTCTGTGTTAAAACAGGTGAAATAG
- a CDS encoding fibronectin type III domain-containing protein, translating into MKYFYFLVFSLFLSTNLIAQNLHNDSNAVSPLNESNGTAGWGGLAQLFSESSDVQNGSFSIRAVSTATDGRTLDYNFNAVVGQQYVIRIWAKIGAQSSASVSPAFAVWSGVSGFNVTPITGTTWSEYVFNVTATTTSPRIRIYTSNYPFRLVAGNTIYIDNVSITALDNVAPTSPTNLTANATTATSTNLSWTAATDNIGVVDYEIFQEGVSIGLSGGSTTFAVNGLTAETTYNFTVSALDAAANTSGQSNGISVSTLALTDTEVPTVPSGLVADNITTTGVNLNWTAATDNIGVVDYEIFQDGVSIGLSGGNTTFAVNGLTTETTYNFTISALDAAANTSGQSNGISVSTLALTDTEVPTVPSGLVADNITTTGVNLNWTAATDNVGVVDYEIFQEGVSIGLSGGNTTFVVNGLTPETTYNFTVAALDAAANTSGQSNGISVNTLAIADAEAPTVPTNLVTDNITTTSVNLNWTVATDNVGVVDYEIFQDGVSIGLSGASTTFAVNGLTPETTYNFTVAALDAAANTSVVSESIAVLTLAVSDTEAPAAPTGLIASNTTETSTELSWDAATDNVGVTDYEIFQDGVTIGLTGGTTNFTISGLTSETTYVFTVLALDVSNNASLQSSELTVVTLAGVQAEINYTSLNANLDTVDWTVRDLYANQNVGIGTTDTQGYRLAVAGNVVAEEVKVALQVNWPDYVFDKEYKLPTLEQVESHINENGYLMHMPSAAEVTENGIQLGAMNAKLLRKIEELTLYTITQEKKIKLLEQQVEAIQQALTNK; encoded by the coding sequence ATGAAGTATTTCTATTTTCTCGTATTTTCTCTTTTTTTGAGTACAAATTTAATTGCTCAAAATTTACATAATGATAGTAATGCTGTATCTCCGCTCAATGAGAGTAATGGAACAGCTGGTTGGGGTGGTTTAGCACAATTATTTTCAGAATCTTCAGATGTTCAGAACGGCAGTTTTTCTATACGCGCTGTTTCTACGGCAACGGATGGTAGAACCTTAGATTATAATTTTAATGCAGTTGTAGGACAACAATATGTAATTCGTATTTGGGCGAAAATAGGCGCTCAAAGTAGTGCTTCCGTTTCTCCGGCATTTGCTGTTTGGTCTGGAGTATCAGGTTTTAATGTAACTCCTATAACGGGTACCACATGGTCTGAGTATGTGTTTAATGTTACAGCAACTACTACAAGCCCTAGAATTCGTATTTATACCAGTAACTATCCCTTTAGATTAGTTGCAGGGAATACCATATATATAGACAATGTGTCTATAACAGCATTGGATAATGTAGCTCCAACAAGTCCTACTAATCTTACAGCTAACGCTACAACGGCAACAAGCACAAACCTTTCGTGGACTGCAGCAACGGATAATATAGGTGTTGTAGATTATGAAATTTTCCAAGAAGGAGTTTCTATAGGATTATCCGGCGGCAGTACAACTTTTGCAGTAAACGGACTTACCGCTGAAACCACGTATAACTTTACGGTTTCCGCATTAGATGCCGCAGCGAATACTTCTGGACAAAGCAATGGTATTTCAGTAAGTACTTTGGCACTTACAGATACAGAAGTACCTACAGTGCCTTCTGGATTGGTTGCAGATAATATCACCACAACAGGTGTAAATTTAAACTGGACTGCAGCAACGGACAACATAGGTGTTGTAGATTATGAAATTTTCCAAGATGGAGTGTCTATAGGTTTGTCTGGAGGGAATACAACTTTTGCAGTAAACGGACTTACCACTGAAACCACGTATAACTTTACCATTTCTGCATTAGATGCCGCAGCGAATACTTCTGGACAAAGCAATGGTATTTCAGTAAGTACTTTGGCACTTACAGATACAGAAGTACCTACAGTGCCTTCTGGATTGGTTGCAGATAATATCACCACAACAGGTGTAAATTTGAACTGGACTGCAGCCACAGATAATGTGGGCGTAGTTGATTATGAAATTTTCCAAGAAGGAGTTTCTATAGGATTGTCTGGAGGGAATACAACATTTGTAGTAAATGGACTAACGCCTGAAACCACGTATAATTTCACGGTAGCCGCTTTAGATGCAGCAGCGAATACTTCTGGACAAAGCAATGGTATTTCCGTAAACACTTTAGCAATTGCTGATGCAGAAGCACCAACGGTACCCACCAATTTGGTTACAGATAATATCACTACCACAAGTGTAAATTTAAATTGGACTGTAGCCACGGATAATGTGGGCGTAGTCGATTATGAAATTTTTCAAGATGGAGTGTCTATAGGTTTATCTGGAGCAAGTACAACCTTTGCGGTGAACGGACTTACTCCTGAAACTACATACAATTTTACAGTAGCGGCTTTGGATGCGGCAGCGAATACCTCCGTAGTTAGTGAAAGTATAGCGGTACTTACCTTAGCGGTATCAGATACAGAGGCCCCTGCGGCTCCTACAGGGTTAATAGCCAGTAATACTACAGAAACAAGTACAGAACTTTCTTGGGATGCTGCTACGGATAATGTAGGCGTTACAGATTATGAGATTTTTCAAGATGGTGTTACTATTGGTTTAACAGGAGGGACTACTAATTTTACAATAAGCGGACTTACTTCTGAAACTACCTATGTATTTACAGTTTTGGCTCTTGATGTATCTAATAATGCGTCGTTGCAAAGTTCAGAACTAACGGTTGTAACGTTAGCAGGTGTTCAAGCAGAAATAAATTATACGTCCTTAAATGCTAATTTAGATACCGTTGATTGGACTGTTAGGGATTTATATGCCAATCAGAATGTAGGGATTGGTACTACAGATACGCAAGGTTATCGGTTGGCAGTTGCAGGTAATGTGGTGGCAGAAGAAGTTAAAGTAGCGTTGCAGGTAAATTGGCCAGATTATGTTTTCGATAAAGAATACAAGCTTCCTACTCTAGAACAAGTTGAAAGCCATATTAATGAAAATGGATATCTAATGCATATGCCAAGTGCTGCGGAAGTTACAGAAAACGGAATCCAATTAGGTGCAATGAATGCTAAGCTATTAAGAAAAATAGAAGAGTTAACATTGTATACTATAACTCAAGAGAAGAAAATTAAATTGTTAGAACAACAAGTGGAGGCTATTCAACAAGCGCTGACTAACAAATAA
- a CDS encoding sugar transferase produces MYTHFFKRILDLIVALTAFILLSPFFLGVAIVLLVTNNGKPFFFHPRPGKNGKIFKVIKFKSMNDKKDENGDFLPFHLRVTKFGNFIRKYSLDEIPQLLNVLKGDMSLIGPRPLLVQYLPLYNNEQARRHELKPGITGWAQVNGRNAISWEKKFELDVWYVDHISFFLDVKILFLTLKKVVIREGVNASENVNMTTFTGSK; encoded by the coding sequence ATGTATACACATTTTTTTAAACGAATTTTAGATTTAATAGTTGCCTTAACAGCTTTTATTTTATTATCTCCCTTCTTTTTAGGGGTTGCAATTGTTCTTTTAGTGACAAACAATGGTAAACCTTTTTTCTTTCATCCTAGACCAGGAAAGAATGGGAAAATATTTAAGGTTATAAAATTCAAGTCTATGAACGATAAAAAGGACGAAAACGGAGATTTTTTACCTTTCCATTTAAGGGTCACTAAATTTGGAAATTTTATCCGAAAATACTCTTTAGATGAAATACCACAACTCCTAAATGTTTTAAAGGGCGATATGAGTTTAATAGGTCCTAGACCACTTTTAGTGCAATATTTACCCTTATATAATAACGAGCAAGCTAGAAGACATGAGCTAAAACCAGGCATTACAGGTTGGGCGCAAGTAAATGGTAGAAATGCCATTTCTTGGGAGAAAAAATTTGAATTGGATGTTTGGTATGTTGATCATATTTCATTCTTTTTAGATGTTAAAATTTTATTTTTAACCCTTAAAAAAGTTGTGATTAGAGAAGGTGTAAATGCCAGTGAGAATGTAAATATGACTACCTTTACGGGTAGTAAATAA
- a CDS encoding heavy-metal-associated domain-containing protein has protein sequence MKSKLIYSVFTFFFILGLHAQDKNKNVSFKVHGNCSMCKARIEKAAIKTKGVKFASWNASTKNFEMIFNENICTIDDVKKAIVKAGHDVDSLSAESEVYDKLPPCCKYRDPKSMEMDHH, from the coding sequence ATGAAATCAAAATTAATTTACTCTGTATTTACTTTCTTTTTTATTCTTGGGCTACATGCACAGGACAAAAATAAAAATGTAAGCTTTAAAGTTCACGGGAATTGTAGTATGTGCAAAGCTAGAATAGAAAAAGCGGCCATTAAAACAAAAGGTGTAAAATTTGCAAGCTGGAATGCGAGCACCAAAAACTTTGAAATGATTTTCAATGAAAATATTTGTACAATAGATGATGTAAAAAAAGCGATTGTAAAAGCAGGCCATGATGTGGACAGCTTGAGTGCTGAAAGTGAGGTATACGATAAGTTACCTCCATGTTGCAAATACAGAGACCCTAAATCCATGGAAATGGATCATCATTAA
- a CDS encoding CoF synthetase, translating into MLGNLRRKLFWSLDFIKGAKVAAHYKEIKTLHENTSCEALLNINAGKIADLLQHATTTVPFYKSYSEETLSLASFPVVNKLALRNGGTQFKSDKFLTTKLHTVATSGSTGQPFIVEQDHNKRIRNTADTIYFGEKGGYKIGERLFYFRLWDKQYKKNKWLAWSQNIAMYSVDEMDDSRNKKAVEELMHTNFSIGFLGYSSAFQNLCNYLEKTNSKPILNKCSSIICIAEPLNEYVRNKLFHYFGVQAVSRYSNSENGILGQQELNVSQRHYKINWASYHVELLAFDSNTPVPLGKLGRIVVTDLYNYAMPMLRYDTGDVGVMECVDGAIVFSKIDGRKMDMFMTTKGELLSSHIVHKILQYKNIDQFQFIQESKTSYTIKIKLLYQDSFEDERKVIEEYETYFGEDAKVSIEYVDAIPALNSGKKKLVVNMMLN; encoded by the coding sequence ATGTTAGGAAACTTACGTAGAAAGTTATTTTGGTCCCTAGACTTCATTAAAGGAGCTAAGGTTGCAGCGCATTATAAAGAAATAAAAACGTTACATGAAAATACTTCCTGTGAAGCGTTATTAAACATTAATGCTGGTAAAATTGCTGATTTATTACAGCATGCCACAACTACAGTCCCTTTTTATAAATCATATTCAGAGGAAACACTTTCCTTAGCATCCTTTCCTGTAGTTAATAAGTTAGCACTTAGAAATGGGGGCACCCAATTTAAAAGTGATAAGTTTCTTACTACTAAGTTGCATACGGTGGCTACTAGTGGTTCTACAGGGCAACCTTTTATAGTTGAGCAGGACCATAACAAACGTATTAGGAATACTGCTGATACTATTTATTTTGGAGAAAAAGGAGGGTATAAGATAGGAGAGCGTCTTTTTTACTTTAGATTATGGGACAAGCAATACAAAAAGAATAAATGGTTGGCGTGGTCTCAGAATATTGCCATGTATTCTGTTGATGAAATGGACGATTCTAGAAATAAGAAGGCCGTAGAAGAATTGATGCATACAAATTTTTCAATTGGTTTTTTAGGATATTCTTCTGCCTTTCAAAATTTGTGTAATTATTTAGAGAAAACAAATAGTAAACCCATTTTAAATAAATGTAGTTCTATAATCTGTATTGCAGAACCTTTAAATGAGTATGTAAGAAATAAGTTATTTCATTATTTTGGGGTTCAGGCAGTTTCTAGATATTCTAATAGTGAGAATGGCATTTTAGGGCAGCAAGAATTAAACGTATCCCAAAGGCATTATAAAATAAATTGGGCCAGCTATCATGTAGAACTCTTAGCTTTTGATTCTAATACCCCAGTTCCTTTGGGTAAATTAGGGCGTATTGTGGTTACAGACCTATATAATTATGCGATGCCAATGCTTCGTTACGATACCGGAGATGTTGGGGTCATGGAGTGTGTGGATGGTGCTATTGTTTTTTCTAAAATTGATGGACGAAAAATGGATATGTTTATGACAACAAAGGGCGAATTATTATCTTCCCATATCGTTCATAAAATATTGCAATATAAAAATATTGATCAGTTTCAATTTATCCAAGAATCTAAAACGTCATATACTATAAAAATAAAATTATTATATCAAGATTCTTTTGAAGATGAGCGTAAGGTTATTGAAGAATATGAGACTTATTTTGGAGAGGATGCTAAAGTGAGTATAGAATATGTTGATGCTATTCCAGCCTTAAATTCTGGAAAAAAGAAATTAGTGGTCAATATGATGTTAAATTAG
- a CDS encoding NeuD/PglB/VioB family sugar acetyltransferase, which produces MKNAVILGGGTYGEVFLTYLTEQGFNIIGFIDDNNESLGKLIHGVPVLGNFQDLVKNNLAQKIHQVFCPIGDNIIRTKYLGILNREGFETPNFIHETALINKDVQIGNGVYLLPGVMIMPHTKIEDYVIISMGSHVAHHTLIKRGTFISTGVNVGAGILIKRKAFLGISATVMTGVKIVGENTIIGSGAVVIRDVEDNHVVAGVPAKTIKVRAPINDEELILEKPKNKNLKLLGYSLHCYNLKSEDDVATYNTHLTNFEGSDVFYKTELFNIKNSETEHLKYFILKKKNTVIAMMPFSLRKIILQEKNTTYYDASSFYGYSGPLFNKEMSPSDKDTFWHLVDDWYINNKVISEFIRFNLEGNYKNYSGNLIPTLNNVKGNILSDETMQWEKFTSKVRNNYRKAVSSGLTSKVYHGHIEESTIETFHEIYISTMQRNNADSTYYFSLAYFKNLIVFNPINTAIVMIFKEDTPISSELLLLNKNTMYSFLGGTLEDYFDYRPNDFLKMEAIKWGREHGYSNYILGGGRANEDSLYKYKKSFFPKNEDVIYYTGRKIINEKVYEKLTTLAKKYTYTLNKKDIVEDFFPLYRKA; this is translated from the coding sequence GTGAAAAATGCCGTAATATTGGGCGGAGGTACTTATGGTGAAGTATTTTTAACCTATTTGACAGAGCAAGGATTTAATATCATTGGTTTTATAGATGATAATAATGAAAGTCTTGGTAAATTAATCCATGGAGTTCCTGTATTAGGTAACTTTCAAGATTTAGTAAAAAATAACTTGGCTCAAAAAATCCATCAAGTATTTTGTCCTATTGGAGATAACATAATCAGAACAAAATATCTAGGCATATTGAATAGAGAAGGCTTTGAAACACCTAACTTTATTCATGAAACCGCTTTAATAAATAAGGATGTACAAATTGGAAATGGCGTTTATTTGCTACCAGGAGTGATGATCATGCCACATACAAAAATAGAAGACTATGTAATCATTAGTATGGGCAGTCATGTAGCACATCATACGTTAATTAAGCGAGGAACATTTATATCTACAGGAGTTAATGTTGGAGCAGGAATATTAATAAAAAGAAAAGCCTTTTTAGGTATCAGCGCTACAGTAATGACCGGTGTAAAAATAGTAGGAGAAAATACTATTATTGGCTCAGGTGCTGTTGTCATTAGAGATGTTGAGGATAATCATGTAGTAGCCGGAGTACCTGCTAAAACCATAAAAGTAAGAGCGCCCATAAATGACGAAGAGTTAATTCTGGAGAAGCCTAAGAATAAAAACCTCAAATTACTTGGTTATAGTTTACACTGTTATAATTTAAAAAGTGAAGATGATGTTGCCACCTATAACACACATCTAACAAACTTTGAAGGAAGTGATGTATTTTATAAAACAGAACTATTTAATATTAAAAATTCTGAAACAGAACATTTAAAATACTTTATTTTAAAGAAAAAAAATACCGTAATTGCCATGATGCCTTTTTCTCTTCGTAAAATTATTTTGCAAGAAAAAAACACCACCTATTATGATGCAAGTTCATTTTATGGTTATAGTGGTCCTCTATTCAATAAAGAAATGAGTCCTAGTGACAAGGATACCTTTTGGCATTTGGTAGATGATTGGTATATAAATAACAAAGTAATTTCGGAGTTTATTCGTTTTAATTTAGAAGGGAACTATAAAAATTATTCTGGAAATTTAATTCCTACGCTCAATAATGTAAAAGGAAATATACTTTCTGATGAAACTATGCAATGGGAGAAATTTACTTCCAAAGTTAGAAACAATTACCGCAAAGCTGTTTCCAGTGGATTAACTTCTAAAGTATATCATGGTCACATTGAGGAAAGCACTATTGAAACTTTCCATGAAATTTACATTAGTACGATGCAGCGAAATAATGCAGATAGCACCTATTATTTTAGTTTAGCATATTTTAAAAATTTAATAGTATTCAACCCTATCAATACTGCAATTGTTATGATATTTAAAGAGGATACTCCCATTTCTTCTGAATTGCTTTTACTAAACAAGAATACGATGTATTCCTTTCTTGGCGGTACCTTAGAAGATTACTTTGACTATAGACCTAATGATTTTTTAAAAATGGAAGCGATCAAATGGGGACGTGAGCATGGATATTCTAATTATATCTTGGGAGGAGGAAGAGCTAATGAAGATAGCTTATACAAATACAAAAAGAGTTTCTTTCCAAAAAATGAGGATGTTATTTATTATACAGGAAGAAAAATTATCAATGAAAAGGTTTATGAAAAATTAACTACGCTCGCTAAAAAATACACGTACACATTAAATAAAAAAGATATTGTCGAGGATTTTTTTCCCTTATATCGGAAAGCTTAA
- a CDS encoding tyrosinase family protein, with protein MKKISFLVVLFLVVIHSSTAQSIRKNYVEMTDYEKTELIDSFYEIRSENNFFDDIATFHMNFFNFDNTTDTSRLDLHFNLPDETEKEIFLAWHRRAVFELERYVQDYNPILSIPFWESPTDQSETSALWDEEFIGSFNGNWNLNRNLGIGGPMPTPANLATVYGLSDFFEFSNELERRPVHRGSHVWTGGAMPTPLSPRDPVFFLHHTYVDYVWHNWEELHHNSAFIRTDMIRFDGTYSFNGETLPVVNPNDIIDTRALGVFYATNGLATLDNYIVSNTYRPLESFYYQFTVEAGDNFIVPTGTNCVIESVNEIVLKPGFEAHSGADFTASIDVQNANTGKKSAVARSYKPYDVVPNLQVIVWEEDDKDDSPIIIQPYPNPFTETININLNKKIDCKVEVFNMMGMLIREESFQNTDKVIIKDLYGLSSGFYVIRIVDGSGNIVLAKRVVKL; from the coding sequence ATGAAAAAAATATCGTTTTTAGTTGTCTTATTTCTAGTTGTAATTCATTCGAGTACCGCACAGAGTATTCGGAAAAATTATGTAGAGATGACCGATTATGAAAAAACAGAATTGATTGATTCTTTTTATGAGATACGATCGGAGAATAATTTTTTTGATGACATTGCTACCTTCCACATGAATTTTTTCAATTTTGACAATACAACAGATACGTCAAGATTAGATTTACATTTTAATTTACCTGATGAAACTGAAAAGGAAATTTTTCTAGCATGGCATAGAAGGGCTGTATTTGAATTAGAACGGTATGTTCAAGATTACAATCCAATATTAAGCATTCCTTTTTGGGAATCCCCTACAGATCAATCTGAAACCTCTGCCTTGTGGGATGAAGAATTTATCGGAAGTTTTAATGGTAATTGGAACTTGAATAGAAATTTAGGAATAGGTGGTCCTATGCCAACTCCAGCAAATCTTGCAACAGTGTATGGGTTGTCAGATTTTTTTGAGTTTAGCAATGAACTAGAAAGAAGACCTGTACATAGAGGTTCTCATGTTTGGACGGGCGGTGCGATGCCTACCCCATTATCACCAAGAGATCCTGTATTTTTTCTGCACCATACCTATGTAGATTATGTGTGGCATAATTGGGAAGAATTACATCATAATTCAGCATTCATTAGAACAGATATGATTCGTTTTGACGGTACCTATAGTTTTAATGGTGAAACATTACCGGTTGTTAATCCAAATGATATTATAGATACAAGGGCTTTAGGTGTTTTTTATGCTACCAACGGTTTAGCTACTTTAGATAATTATATCGTAAGCAATACGTACAGACCTTTGGAGTCTTTTTATTATCAGTTTACAGTGGAAGCAGGAGATAATTTTATCGTACCTACCGGGACTAATTGTGTTATAGAATCTGTGAATGAAATTGTATTAAAACCTGGTTTTGAAGCGCATAGTGGAGCAGATTTTACAGCTTCTATTGATGTTCAGAATGCAAATACGGGTAAAAAGAGTGCTGTTGCCAGGTCCTATAAACCATATGATGTTGTACCTAATTTACAGGTCATTGTATGGGAAGAGGATGATAAAGATGACAGCCCTATTATTATTCAACCTTATCCTAATCCATTTACGGAAACCATTAATATCAATCTAAATAAAAAGATAGATTGTAAGGTAGAAGTCTTTAATATGATGGGAATGTTAATCCGTGAAGAATCTTTTCAAAATACTGATAAAGTAATTATTAAAGATTTATATGGGCTTTCTTCTGGCTTTTATGTGATAAGAATCGTCGATGGTTCGGGGAATATCGTACTGGCGAAGAGAGTGGTGAAATTATAA
- a CDS encoding carboxypeptidase-like regulatory domain-containing protein yields the protein MKVIFLFIVILSYQPICSQLKITGTVLERTEKGAQISLENVHISWANTTIGTLSNSSGEFSLAYDAKYTKLVFSYVGYVSDTLTVNRPNLGKIYLQPNIALEEVVVKRKINSIQKSLFNPQNTVNVDSREMLKAACCNLSESFETNPSVDVSISDGISGAKQIQMLGMNSPYLLFTQENMPFIRGASQIYGLSFIPGSWIESIQITKGAGAVLNGFESISGQINTELVKPLTDNSFFFNSYANSNERFELNTRYNTVLNEKLATGLYLHANLRSGKIDNNNDNFLDTPLSKQLNLMNRWQYIDLDKGWVSYLNLQYLTDHKQTGETRYEPSTDKFSNDIWGSEINTHRFDASAKIGYVFPDLQYQSFGYQTAYSDHRQNSYYGNNIYNIDHKSFYSNLLFNSIISSTQHKFKTGISFNYDKYDEEVNSELSTRIDNAIGSFFEYTYDSLEKLSFVAGIRADHSNRLGNFITPRLHVRYSLWDKASLRFNVGRGKRAANIYAENQQLFASNRAINIINSSGKIYTLNPEIAWNTGVNFTQKGYLFNRLFDISLDYYHVSFKDQVVVDWETPQEISFYNLDGKSISNSVQLDFNYEIIKNLAVRATYKNYDVKVTYNKGLLEKLLQPRNRVFFNLNYETQKKYEGRQWILDFTSNWLGKQRLPDTSTNPSPYQLASYAAPYTILNTQITRVFNPKFEVYIGGENIGNTVQKQPIIAANDPFGPYFDSTITYAPTLDGIYYIGLRYKIK from the coding sequence ATGAAAGTTATCTTTCTCTTTATAGTAATTCTTAGCTACCAGCCCATATGTAGTCAGCTAAAAATAACCGGAACGGTATTGGAACGCACGGAAAAAGGAGCACAAATTAGTTTAGAAAACGTACACATTTCATGGGCAAATACCACTATAGGAACCTTATCTAATAGTTCTGGAGAATTTTCATTAGCCTATGATGCAAAATACACAAAATTAGTCTTTAGTTATGTTGGGTATGTGTCTGACACCCTTACCGTAAACAGACCAAACTTGGGTAAAATCTATTTACAACCAAATATTGCACTAGAAGAAGTGGTGGTTAAACGAAAGATTAATTCTATCCAAAAGTCATTATTTAACCCACAGAATACGGTAAACGTAGATAGTAGAGAGATGCTAAAAGCAGCGTGTTGCAACCTTTCTGAAAGTTTTGAAACTAATCCTTCTGTAGACGTGAGCATTTCAGATGGTATTAGTGGTGCGAAACAAATTCAAATGTTGGGCATGAACAGCCCCTATTTATTATTCACCCAAGAAAACATGCCTTTTATTCGGGGAGCATCACAAATTTATGGCTTGTCCTTTATTCCAGGATCTTGGATAGAAAGCATTCAAATAACTAAAGGAGCTGGAGCTGTTTTAAATGGTTTTGAAAGCATATCCGGTCAAATAAATACCGAATTGGTAAAGCCCCTTACAGACAATTCATTTTTCTTTAATAGTTACGCAAATAGCAATGAACGTTTTGAACTAAATACGAGATATAATACAGTACTCAATGAAAAATTAGCTACAGGGCTTTATCTACATGCTAATTTGCGTTCCGGAAAAATAGACAACAACAATGATAATTTCTTAGATACGCCACTTTCTAAACAGCTTAATCTTATGAATAGATGGCAATATATAGATTTAGATAAAGGGTGGGTGAGCTATCTTAATTTACAATACTTAACGGATCATAAACAAACCGGAGAAACCCGTTACGAACCAAGTACGGATAAATTTTCAAATGACATTTGGGGGAGTGAAATAAATACGCATAGATTTGATGCCTCTGCTAAAATAGGATATGTTTTTCCTGATCTACAGTATCAAAGTTTTGGCTATCAAACGGCCTATAGTGACCATAGGCAAAACTCCTATTATGGAAATAATATTTACAACATAGATCATAAATCTTTTTACAGCAACCTCTTATTTAATAGCATCATAAGCAGTACCCAACACAAATTTAAAACTGGAATTAGTTTTAATTATGATAAGTATGATGAAGAAGTAAATTCAGAATTATCAACTAGAATTGATAATGCTATTGGTTCCTTTTTTGAATACACCTATGATAGTTTAGAAAAATTAAGCTTTGTTGCGGGCATACGTGCAGACCATTCCAATAGGTTGGGTAATTTTATCACGCCAAGACTGCATGTACGCTACTCATTATGGGATAAAGCTAGCCTACGATTTAATGTTGGAAGAGGCAAAAGAGCTGCAAATATCTATGCAGAAAACCAGCAATTATTTGCATCAAATAGAGCCATAAACATTATAAATTCATCCGGAAAAATTTACACTTTAAATCCGGAAATAGCTTGGAATACGGGTGTGAATTTCACTCAAAAAGGATACTTGTTCAATCGGCTTTTTGATATTTCTTTAGATTATTACCATGTGAGTTTTAAAGATCAAGTGGTGGTAGATTGGGAAACACCACAAGAGATATCTTTTTACAATCTTGATGGCAAAAGCATTTCAAATAGCGTTCAACTTGATTTTAATTATGAAATTATTAAAAATTTAGCTGTAAGAGCTACCTATAAAAATTACGATGTAAAAGTAACCTACAACAAAGGGCTGTTAGAAAAACTATTGCAACCTAGAAATAGAGTTTTCTTTAATTTAAACTATGAAACGCAAAAAAAGTATGAAGGTAGACAATGGATTTTAGATTTTACATCTAATTGGTTAGGCAAGCAACGCTTACCAGACACAAGCACTAATCCTAGTCCATATCAATTGGCCTCATACGCAGCTCCTTACACCATCTTAAATACCCAAATAACAAGAGTATTTAATCCCAAATTTGAAGTGTATATTGGAGGAGAAAACATAGGAAATACTGTACAAAAACAACCTATCATCGCAGCTAACGATCCTTTTGGTCCGTATTTTGATAGTACCATTACCTATGCACCTACACTAGATGGCATCTACTATATAGGTTTACGTTATAAAATAAAATAG